The Tenebrio molitor chromosome 5, icTenMoli1.1, whole genome shotgun sequence genome has a segment encoding these proteins:
- the LOC138132220 gene encoding PR domain zinc finger protein 5-like encodes MQNFEYTESIPKCGYGNIHNCKRCPCVTKSLFHMVNHAKRYQLPLESSSCERNDLENHYCKNCNFESDLVVILKQHLREYHRKDTDCVQDQPKSDSEVKSYICPKCSFETYSVLLWIKHFDGSCFDTEEECEKVDTASCSDEKSYRREYCYKRRKGATVLKKHQNARHPSHRNEKFHCFHCNYKGKTKNHLREHLNYSHAPPEAVHWFHCNECQLKSKSHFNLLKHKKLRHSANAVHWFSCDKCEFRTKRNDSLTRHKKIHLSANAVQWYSCDKGECKTKYNRDIKEHKTIQLSTDAIQWYSCDKCEFKTKRKDQLKRHTIRHLSADAIQWYICDKCEFETKRKDYLKYHKNSHCPGWLRCDKCKYKTKRNDQIKQHKKKHL; translated from the coding sequence atgcaaaatttcgaATATACCGAGAGTATCCCGAAATGTGGCTACGGAAATATTCACAATTGCAAGAGATGCCCTTGCGTGACCAAATCACTTTTTCACATGGTGAATCACGCGAAACGTTACCAGTTACCACTCGAATCATCCAGCTGCGAAAGAAACGATTTGGAAAACCACTACTGCAAgaactgcaattttgaaagcgatcttgttgttattttaaagCAACATCTCAGGGAATATCACAGAAAAGACACTGATTGTGTGCAAGATCAACCAAAAAGTGATAGTGAAGTAAAAAGCTATATTTGTCCGAAGTGCTCGTTTGAAACATATTCTGTTTTACTGTGGATCAAACATTTCGATGGTTCATGTTTTGATACAGAAGAAGAATGTGAGAAAGTAGATACAGCATCTTGTAGTGATGAGAAGTCGTACCGACGTGAGTATTGTTACAAAAGGAGAAAAGGGGcaacagttttgaaaaaacaccAGAACGCAAGGCACCCATCTCACCGCAAcgaaaaatttcattgtttccattgcaattacaaaggaaaaacaaaaaatcatctAAGGGAACACCTAAACTATAGCCATGCCCCTCCCGAAGCTGTACACTGGTTTCATTGTAACGAATGTCAGCTTAAATCTAAAAGTCATTTCAATCTGCTAAAACATAAGAAACTTCGACACTCAGCAAATGCTGTTCATTGGTTTAGCTGTGATAAGTGCGAATTTAGGACGAAACGCAACGACAGCCTAACGCgacataagaaaattcatctctcagccAATGCGGTTCagtggtatagctgtgataaagGGGAATGCAAAACGAAATATAACAGAGACATTAAAGAACATAAGACAATTCAGCTTTCAACAGATGCCATCCagtggtatagctgtgataaatgcgaatttaaaacgaaacggAAGGACCAATTAAAACGACATACGATAAGacatctctcagcagatgctaTCCAGTGGTACATCTGTGATAAATGTGAATTTGAGACGAAGAGAAAGGACTACCTAAAATACCATAAAAACAGTCATTGCCCGGGATGGTTAAGATGTGATAAGtgcaaatataaaacgaaaagaaacgaccaaataaaacaacataagAAAAAACATCTGTGA